One Sporosarcina sp. FSL W8-0480 genomic window, ACGTGTTAGCTGCTGCCACATTCATTCGGTCTGCACGGGAAATGATGTAGATTTTACGTCCCGGTTCATACCCCTTCCTTGTCATTTGCATGATCAAGGATGACATCTGTTCCTTCTTAATGTCTTGGCCGTCCGGCTCAATCATTGTTACATTCGGATGGCTTTTTGAAGAAATCCGTCTGCAAGCATGACATGTTTCACATGGAACAGCATTCACGGGCTGTTCACAAAGCATCAGTTTCGCAAAATGGAGAGCAGCTGCTTCCTTTCCGGTTCCTGTGTCACCATCGAATAGATAGGCATGGCCAATCCGGTTGTTTCGAAATGTTGCTTCCAATCTATCAATAACAGCTTTTTGCCGTTGTTTGATATCAGCACCCGTCTCTTCCATGCCTTCACCTCCTGCTGCAAAAAAACCGTGTTTTTAAATTTTACAAAAACACGGGTCATGTATATAAGTTAATGAGTAATCCTTTGATTTCTCCGATTTTCCCTAATAACTCAACGGAAGTCTGTTCTTCGTCCAATAATGCTTCGGCCAACTCAAGAAGCTTTTCGTCAACCGTTTGGATAATTTTCAATCCACGCCCTTCACCATACTGGTTCCATGTATGAGATTGTTTCAATCCCATACCCGAGTCGACTGTCTCTTTTAGGAAACGGCGGACGAGCATTTTGAATTTTGCCATGTCTCTTAGATTCCGTGAACGGGTTAGACGGTCTCCGGCGGAAGAAATGTCACCTAAAAGTCTTGTCATCTGTTCAGAATGCAAGCGTTCTTCCTGTTTCAGGACCATTTGGCCGAATCGGACATTTCCTTGCGGAGAACGTAAGGGGTCGTTACGCAGATTGTCGAGTCCCGTCCGATGGTCTCCATTCACTTTCATAACTATTTCCACCTTATTTCTCAGAAATGATGAAATTGTTCAATCGGTAAGACGAATACCGTTGCACCGCCGACCTCCACTTCTACTGGGTAGGGGATGTAGGAATCAGCGTTGCCTCCCATCGGTGATACGGGTGCAACCATTTGGTCACGCGATCGGCAATTTTCACGAATTAATTCTAAAGCTTTTGGGATGAGGCTGTCATCCGTTCCGATAAGGAATGTCGTGTTTCCTGACCGTAGAAATCCCCCTGTACTGGCTAATTTTGTAGCCCGGAAATCATTTTTTGTTAAAGCTGCCGATAAACGGTTGCTGT contains:
- a CDS encoding YaaR family protein, which produces MKVNGDHRTGLDNLRNDPLRSPQGNVRFGQMVLKQEERLHSEQMTRLLGDISSAGDRLTRSRNLRDMAKFKMLVRRFLKETVDSGMGLKQSHTWNQYGEGRGLKIIQTVDEKLLELAEALLDEEQTSVELLGKIGEIKGLLINLYT
- a CDS encoding cyclic-di-AMP receptor encodes the protein MKLIVAVVQDQDSNRLSAALTKNDFRATKLASTGGFLRSGNTTFLIGTDDSLIPKALELIRENCRSRDQMVAPVSPMGGNADSYIPYPVEVEVGGATVFVLPIEQFHHF